Genomic window (Oncorhynchus mykiss isolate Arlee chromosome 21, USDA_OmykA_1.1, whole genome shotgun sequence):
TAGGTGTCTTCTAACTAGGCTGTTTTTCTGACCATCTTTTGCTTTTACTTATTTTGCATCATTTTGTGACTGGTGCTGATGTATAGGGCTTTATAcattggattgattgattgattgatctcaCCTGGGCCGATAATGCTCTTGTGGATGTACAGACCTTGCAGGGAGACGTGTGACACTCTACAGGAATATATTGCGCACCCCGAGTCCTGAGGGGAGGGCCGCAGCCGGATGAAGGCTGCCACAGAGTGAGTATTGTCATGATGTTGGAGGTGACTAGAGTGCAAGATGTTCCCCAGCTTCTCAGGCCGTTGACCACTGCTAGTCTCCTTGAAAAGGTCAATCTCCACATCCAAGGGGTAAAAGCCATTAGCCTCACACACTATGCTGGGGATCTGCTCCTCCTTTGTGGTCAAGGAAACATCAGGAGGCTCTGAGGGAGGAGAAGAGTGAAACACAAAAGACGGGCATCTAGTATCTGCCATGCACCTGTGTGATTATTTAAAGTTGCACTTCCTCATGTCATTAAGACATTTTCAATGATTTCAATTCACTTCCTGATTTTACTGAATTGAAAACTAAATTGACCCCAACACAGTGAGCTGCCTCCCTCATACCCCTAGAGGTCTCACCTATGATGTGCAGAGCGATGTCCACACTCCCGTTGAGTGGGGGTACGCGGACGGAACACACGTACGACCCCTCACTGCTCACTTTGGTGATGGGCACAGTCAGGGAGGCATCCCCCTCGGCAATGCCCTTCACTGCCACCCCGCTGCCCTCTGTCTGACCTGAGCGGCTGGAGTAGCTGAACAGCTTGGTCCGGCGCCCTCCGCGCCGCTGAAAATGCCACTCGACTGTAAGGTGAGGGACCTTGTGGTCCACGGCAAACTGACAGTGCAGGGTCGTCTCTTTCTGCAGACCCACCCGCACGGATGGAGAGCGGGTCATAAGCACCATCACAGCTACATAAAGACAGGACACAGGGAGAGTGTGAGGAAGGTAAGGGCAATAGAGGAGAGGTACACAGACAGATCTTAGGTTGGACCACTGCCATACATACCTGTATAAAATCATAGACATGAGTATATGTTAAAGTGTATGCTGTATTtgtatgtacactgctcaaaaaaattaagggaacacttaaacaacacaatgtaactgtccacttaggaagcaacactgattgacaatacatttcacatgctgaatagacaacaggtggaaattataggcaattagcaagacacccccaataaaggagtggttctgcaggtggtgaacacagaccacttctcagttcctatggttcctggctgatgttttggtcacttttgaatgctggcagtgctttcactctagtggtagcatgagacggagtctacaacccacacaagtggctcaggtagtgcagctcatccaggatggcacatcaatgcgagctgtggcaagaaggtttgctgtgtctgtcagcgtagtgtccagagcatggaggcactaccaggagacaggccagtacatcaggagacgtggaggaggccgtaggagggcaacaacacagcagcaggaccgctacctccgcctttgtgcaaggaggagcactgccagagccctgcaaaatgacctccagcaggccacaaatgtgacagacgtgacagagtctggagacactgtggagaacgttctgctgcctgcaacatcctccagcatgaccggtttggcggtgggtcagtcatggtgtggggtggcatttctttggggggccgcacagccctccatgtgcttgcaagaggtagcctgactgccattaggtaccgagatgagatcctcagaccccttgtgagaccatatgctggtgcggttggctcctaatgcaagacaatgctagacctcatgtggctggagtgtgtcagcagttcctgcaagaggaaggcattgatactatggactggcccgtccgtttcccagacctgaatccaattgagcacatctgggacatcatgtcttgctccatccaccaaccaccatccgttgcaccacagactgtccaggagttggtggatgctttagtccaggtctgggaggagatccctcaggagaccatccgccacctcatcaggagcatgcacaggcgttgtagggaggtcatacaggcacgtggaggccacacacacttctgagcctcattttgacttgttttaaggacattacatcaatgttggatcagcctgtagtgtggttttccactttaattttgagtgtgactccagatccagacctccatgggttgatacatttgatttccattgataatttttgtgtgattttgttgtcagcacattcaactatgtaaagaaaaaagtatttaataagaatatttaattcattcagatctaggatgtgttattttagtgttccctttatttttttgagcagtgtatgtccACAATACAAAATAAATCCATTGGTCTGCACCATACCTGAGgcgcttattttttctttaactCCGATGGTGAGCCAGCTGAAGAAGTCTGGCTGGTGGGCCGACATGGTCGTGGCCGTGGTGACTCTGAGGAAGGAGGTGATGTTGAAGAGGCCTGCGGTGTGCCGCAGTGTGCAGGTGAACCAGATGTCGTGCCCCGTTCCTCCCAGGCTTGGCCAGCGCACACGGCTCATCCCTTTGCTGTACCTGTGGATGTCACACTGCAGTCGATCCACCGGACCCTCCACAAACTTCCTCATATCCACCTTAGATGCTGGGGAAGATACATCTGGGTTAGAATTCCAACAAACACAAGTAGCAGAAAAACAATGACTTTGTATCTAAGTTGTTTCTCTTACTCAGGGTTGTTGTGGTAGAAAATGTGTGGATAATCCCAGAGCCCTACACTCTTTGAAAAAGGGATCCAAAAGGGTTTTTTGGCTGCCCCCATAGGACCGTGGTGGCCAACAGGGCGACGATGAAGCCAACGATAAAGGCTTTCGCTCCTTTTTCCCCCGCTGTAGGCATTAGGTGCAATTGATTCAGACGACCTGCGCACCGGGTAAGCAACATGTTCCCATTTTTAACCATTTAATGTCACACCGGGTATGTGTGTCTAAATCGAGTGTGCCTACTGCGCTGGCCAATTCTTTGACAGTGTCTCtgtggtcatggttttaaatgtttaattcagcactgtcactgtttttaatcaacactattacaaaacaAACTATTCTCTGtacttccactcacgctacaaTGTATGAGTAGCCAAGTGTATCGATAGCCCTGCGTTTTTACTATTATTAGCAGCTCACGTGTTTattttaatatcgaggaatatttcacATTCTCTTGTCAAAGGAACGACAGAagtttgtgcatgaggcagatgtGGTGCTACTCCAGTTTCGCCATTGGTTGGAAGACGGTGTCCCACCGCTCTGTTCAGTGTACCCGGGGGCCTCTCCTTAGACTAATGGCATGTTCATAAGaactggaaactcagaaatgTCAGATttcagtgtgttcaagacaactgggaagtcgggGGAAAAAAGTGATCCTACTGGgaaaaaaatagttttgaaaGGTCATCTAACTCGGAATTCAAGTTGGAACCTCGGGCATCTTTCAtgagctccgactttccgaccttgaagatcactgacgtctaGATTTGATCCCCCCCTTTCTACGCAAGTGCTACaacaactgatctattttgttatcaaagcttgagtttttaaatataatatggtctaagaataacaatattggcaggccagGCATAGAGCTAATATGCTGTGATCACGTATATTAGTCCTACAGCCCAAACATAATGCCTACAGAACAGTTTATAGGTTAATGttattttgtttaaaaaatatatataattaaatcAGAGCAGTGATCTTGACTCCTCATAAAAGGTTTGTGAACACTGCCATAGGactaggagaaccctttttggttccagatacaACTCTTTTGGCTTCTGTGTAGAACCCTCTGGGgaaagggttctaactggaaccaaaaagggttatcctataggGAGAGACAGAAAAAAGGTGCTAAGAGTGTATAAACCATATCAATCGCTCTGGATAAACCCTAATGCAAAACACACAGCGTAATAGGTGGGTAAAGTAATGACAAAATAAACATAGTTTTTGAGTTTAGGCTCCACGGATCTGACTCACCTACAACAAGGAATGTGATTGAGTCAGACAACAAAGCGCTGTTCCCAGAGTTGTCAAACTGCAACACGGCATCTCTGTAGCTGTTATTACTTTCAATGTGTCCCTCAGCATTTGTCCATACATACTCATCTGTCAGTTGACAGCGCAGCCATTGCACCTGTAGGAATCCTAGCACACCTGGGAAGAATATAGAATGGTGCTGAGCGATTAAACGAAATTTCATTTCGGTTGTTTTTTGTATGGTTAGTAAACAAGTAGGCCTAATTTACTAATTTACCGACGTTGGATTAATTACTTGAAATCCATTTAGATGTTTTGTTCAGCGCAGAAACGTAGTAATTAACCATAAAAAACAATTCATTGCGGCAGTTTATTCCTGCTCAAACGGATCAGAGAGgaaagaggcgaagcgagaggtttcactctcggcaaaatctgtccaaaataaaccCAATGGGTTTCTACCTAGCTTGTCGCTTGCCTTCCCGTCTTTGGGACAACgcctcccattgttagggcggagacatgagcgTCTCGtcattatataatgatatataattATGTTACTATATAATTATCTTTGGACGTAAGGTTAGCGATACACACAGACCACCTGAAAGAGGAATGTACACAACACAACGATGAGAAGGACAGAGACAGTTCGTGAAAGTATGAtttatctactttgaagaactagtcaAATGATTTCTTTAGACAACTCTGCAGCATAATTAGGCAGGCTAGTTAAATAGGATAACTACGGTATGGGGAGGacctggctgggtgactgttacTGTCTGAGCAGAGTTGATTACTTTAAGGAATGACAAATAATAAAGTCACCAAAGAAAAACTAGTAATATACACAAAATAAatattgtattatttcatagtccTTTTATATTTTGCTAATGATGTCTACCCaatgttttggcaattgaatgttcattATTTTCATTTAAATGCTCCATTTTATAATGcattttatgtttttttaaatcgAAAAccatgatatatattttttaataatcaaCAAACCGACCTAAAAAAAACAATCGCTCAACACTAATAGGGAGGTTGTGAACCGCCACAACAGGGATGAAAGATAGCATAAAGGGTAAACagaaaataataatattaataacatAATATATGTTCTAATTTACCTGCATATGGAATTAAACAAAGGAGAACAGTGAAGATTTTCATGTTGTTCAATATCTCCTCTCTCGTTGCAACTGAAACAAGTTAAACTAGTTTTAGAAGTTTTACTTTCATTTCTACCACCATAGTGTGCATAGATAGATTGAACCTAGATCTTTGTCTAGAGGCAGAGCGTCATAAATTGTGCGACTTTGCGGAAAACGGTGAGGATACATTGTGGAACAACGGAAAAAGGTACATGTGGAATGGCCCGACTGACAGGGAACATTTAGCCAATGTATTATGTTTTTATAGggtagttaaaaaaataaaaccatTAGTTAGCAAATGTTTGTGTGAATTATTATATGCATGTGGTTGGTAAGCTTTACTTTCCCAGTAGTACGTGCATTTgaacactagctagctagtagtAGCGACAACCAGGCTGTTTGCAACAGAAGTAAAAACACACGACCAATGTCCAGCGAATATTTAACACCGTCAAATGAGAAGAATGATGTTGCCAGTGCCGCTGAGAATAAGGATGGACAGAGCAGTGCTAATAATGGAGAAACCGAGACTCTTTCAAAAAAACAGAGAAAGAAGCTTATGAGGCACCAGaaatgggaggaggagaggaacctTCGTAAGTAAGTAGCTAACTAGGTATACGTTACTGTTTTAAGTGTTAAGTAATGTTTTCAATAAAAACTTCCCCTGATGCATTCACTTAGGCTACTTCTTTGTGATTATGTACATAGTGACCAATTATTGACTTAACAGTAAGACATCATCATACTGCTTACAAAAATTAACAACAGAATTCAACTCTACATAGATTGCCACTATTGACTTATGGCAAGTTGTGCCTTGAAGCATGCCCACATGATACATTTTTAATGTTGATTTTCGTAAGCAGGAAGTGCCTTGTTGTGTATGATCATGTCGTATTGAAATTAtcacagaaatttgcatcctgtagcacaaactccataatgttctgggacactaaaagttgatggagaataagagcacctcctcccagctgcccactgcactgaggctaggaaacactgtaaccactgataaatccacgataattgagaaattcaataagcatttttctacggcttgccatgctttccacctggctacaaCTACCCCGGTCAACAGATCTGCACCACCCACAGccacttgcccaagcctcccccatttctccttcacccaaatccagatagctgatgttttgaaAGAGCTTCAAAATCTttacccctacaaatcagctgggctagacaatctgaaccctttctttctaagattatctgccgcaattgttgcaaccccctgTTCAACGTcttgtatcatctgagattcccaaagattggaaagctgccgcggtcatccccctcttcaaagggggagacactctagaccaaaGGTGTTACAGACCTTTATCTATCCTATCCTGTTCTTCTAAGGtttttgaaagccaagttaacaaacagatcaccgaccatttcgaatcccacggtaacttctccgctatgcaatctggtttccgagctggtcatgggtgcacctcagccacgctcaaggtcctaaacgatatcataaccgccatcgataatagacaatactgtgcagctgtattcatcaacctggccaaggctttcggctttgtcaatcaccatattcttattggcagactcaacagccttggtttctcaaatgactgcctcccctggttcaccaactacttctcagagttcagtgtgtcaaatcagagggcctgttgtccggacctctggcagtctctatgggggtgccacaggattcaattctcgggccaactcttttctctgtatacctcaatgatgtcgctcttgctgctggtgattctctgatccacctctacttggacgacaccattctgtatacttctggcccttctttggacactgtgttaactaacctccagacgagcttcaatgccatacaactctccttccgtggcctccaacagcttttaaatgcaagtaaaactaaatgcatgctcttcaaccgatccctgcccgcctgtccagcatcactactctggacggttctgacttagaatatgtggacaattacaaatacctaggtgtctggttagacagtaaactctccttccagactcccactaagcatatccaatccaaaatgtGAAAATaggtttcctatttcgcaacaaagcatccttcactcatgctgccatacataccctcttaaaactgaccatcctaccgatccttgacttcagcgatgtcatttacaaaatggcctccaacactctactcagcaaattggatgcagtctatcagtgccatatgttttgtcaccaaagcctcattctatccaccactgcaacttgtatgctctctttggctggccctcgcttcatattcattgccaaacccactggctccaggtcatctataagtctattctaggtaaagccccaccttatctcagctcactggtcaccatagcatcccccacccgtagcatgcgctccagcagctttatatttcactggtcacccccaaagccaattcctcctttggcctgcctttccttccagttctctgctgccaatgactggaatgaattgtaaAAATACACTGAAGCTGGAGaatcatatctccctcactaactttaagcaccatctgtcagagcagctcacagatcattgcacctgtacatagcccatctgtaaatagaccatccatctacctcatccccacattGTCCCCCCCCtctttgtaccccagtatctctacttgcacattcatcttctgcacatctatcactccagtgcttAATTTCTAAATTGAAAGTAGTTCGCCACTACGtgctatttattgccttacctccctaatctcacttcatttgcacacattgtatctagatttttttatattttgttattgactgtactttttgtttattccatgtgtaactctgtttgtgtcgcactgctttgctttatcttggccaggtcgcagttgtaaatgagaattggTTCTCAACTGCTCTgcctgggtaaataaaggtgaaatgaaaataTTGTCTGATCTTTTATAGTGTCATGAAATCCTTCCATTTGAATAACTTCTTGTTTTTGATGTGCTACCCAGGCAGAAGCGAAAGGagaagaggcagaagaggagCCTTGAGAGGAAGAaccagggggaggagggaggggagtttGTGGGCCGGAAGCGTTTGAGGAAAGAGGTGACACCCAGTAGCCCCCTGAGACTGGTGATAGACTGCAGCTTCGATAACCTCATGATGTTTAAGGTAGGCTGTCAGGGCCCCTGTGGTCAGTAGGGCACAATTTTGTGGAATGTCCTGATAGAAAAATATTATGTAGAACAGACATTAATCTCAGACATGTAGAGTAAAGAATCATGACATTTCTGTTTGTCTGCAACGTTCCATGTAAATACAAGAAAGTCACAGTATTGAATCCTGTGTTTATGTATTGTCTCCCCTGTGTAGGATGTTAGGAAGCTCCATAAACAAATCCAGAGATGTTATTCAGTTAACAGACGAGCGGCGCACCCTGTTCAGGTCAGTCTACCTGCCCCACAGGACATTGCCATCATCGTCATCCCCTGCAGCATCAACCTCCACTGAAGTCAAGTGATTCAAGACTCAAGTGGTGtattttctctcttctcctagttTTATTTAACCAGCCTTGGTGGACAGCTGAAGCAAAACATGGATAAGACTGATGAAGGATGGGTTAACTGGAAGGTGAGTGTACGAAGTCTGTTAGTTTGAATACGCACACAGGCAATGCATGTTGAAATGACCAAGGGAAATACAGAGCGGTGTGTTTTTCACAGGTACGCTGCGCGTGATGCACTGCGTTTGCGTATATACCGATAGGGAGTAATGTAATCCTCAATGTCTAGTGAGAGTTTCCATATTTAAACTTCTGGTGAAAGGTAGGCAAGAATCTTGTCTAGTGGGACAACATATCTAGTCTGTGTTTTGAGTGCTGGgtgcaactgaatgcattcacaAGTCAACGCCTCTCCCAAACACATTCCATCAGATGCCAACCCATTATATTTGGGGGCGATTTAACCCATTTGAATATCCCACTACTGAGGGATGTAATCTGGGTGGTTAAAGAGAGCTGTATAACTGGAGGAAGAGTAAGGGGTCATTAGGCCGTAGGACTTCTATAGGTGAAGAGGGAAAGGCTGAAAATTACATTAACACCTGGtaccttctgtgtgtgtgtccggggCAGGATATAACGGTCAAAACAGAGGCGTACCATGAGGTGGTGGTCAAGGAGGAGCTGGTGTACTTGACCTCTGACTCTCCCAATGTGCTGACAGAGCTGGATGAAACCAAGGCCTATGTCATCGGAGGCCTGGtggaccacaaccaccacaaGGTCTGTACCACAATTACCTAGAATATTTAGAAGATATGTTCGATTGCCTCAGGACACcaaaaatattaatattttatCTAACAGATTGGGTGTGTTGACCAGGAAGTCAAGACGTCCAGTTCCAAATCGCCCCCCTACCCCTAGACACTTCGCGTAGATCTGAGACAATTAAATGGAGCCCTCTTCAGGTCCCATGTTTCTGTTGTTGGTCTGACCTTTAACCTTGTCCTATAGGGCATCACCTTTAAACGGGCTCAGGAGCTGGGGATTGACCACGCACAGCTCCCACTGAACAGCTTTGTCAAGATGAATAGCCGCAAAGTGCTGGCGGTCAACCACGGTGAGGAACTATCCTAATGATTTACCTGTCAAGATATGACACCAACTCCATTGACTGTGGCCTAGTCATGTGGTATTGACCCTTATGAAATGATTTTTTACAGAGCATTAGTGGTCCACTACATGATCAAAGGTATGTggactggaactaaggggcctagcccaaaccatgaaagaCAGCCCCAgagcattattcctcctccaccaaactttacagttggcaaaatgcattcaggcaggtggcgttctcctggcatctgccaaactaTGATTGGTCCgtgggactgccagatggtgaagcgtgattcatcactccagagaacgcgtttccagtGCTCCAGAGTTCAGCGGAGGCAAgcctttacaccactccagccgactcttggcattgcgcatggtgaaattaggcttgtgtgtggctgttcggccatggaaacccatttcataaagctcccaACAAACTGTTCTTGtgccgacgttgcttccagaggcagtttggaactcggtagtgagtgttgcaactgaggacagaggatttttacgcgctacgcgcttcagcactcagctgtcccattctttgagcttgtgtggcctaccatttcgcggctgagccgttgttgctcttttacgtttccactttacaataacagcgcttacagttgaccgggtcgTCTCTAGCAGGGCAAAACATTTTATgaaactgacttgttgggaaggtggcatcctatgacggtgccatgttgaaagtcacagcttttcaataaggccattctactgccaatgtttgtctatggtgattgtatagctgtgtgctcgattttatacacgtcaataacgggtgtggctgaaatggccaaatccacttatttgaaggggtgtccacatacttctgtatatgAAGTTTATGTGATAGAATTAATGTGCTCAGGATTTATTTGaatttatgtgtttgtgtgttccctGGCACAGTGTTTGAGATCATACTGGTGTACCTGGAGAAAGGGAACTGGCAGGAAGCCTTCTTCACTGTCTTGCCTCTAAGGAAAGGGGCCATTCCCCTGGGCCAGGAGGGCATAGCCACGGAGGATGAGGAGGAATCTGACAGAGACGCAGAGACGGTCACACCGAACACAACGGGCAACGAACAGGACCAACAGTAGAACGTACAGGGATGACAGGACACACTGCAGTTGGAAGACGCCCCTAAATATGAGTGCAGCATAGCTGTGTCCTAATGCGAATTATCGATTGCAAAATGGTTGATTTAGtgagttttgtatttattttgccgAATTATACATCTTTTTTTTAGTCAATGTTTAAATAACATAAAATTTCTGTTTTCAGCTTTATTTAATGGAAGATATTTTACTTGGAGTGCTTATATTAAGTGAACAAGTCGTACATATCTGCAGTTCTACCTTCAGACCTATTCTTGATGCTCTGCAGCAAGCCTTGTTtcattaaaatgtttttaaaaaaatacttacaCAGCAGACTGGTATTACTGAAATAAAAATATTCTCCATATGTAAAAATGACTTATTACAcaggtcagtccctggatgggagaccagatgctgctggaagtggtgttggagggccagtaggaggcactctttcctctggtctaaaaaaaaaatatcccaatgtaaaataagggttaaaataaatgggcaaaaaaaaaatcccaatgtAAAAAAgggttaaaataaaatatttggtCATTCTACAGGAGAATCACTGCTCTAGTAGTATACAGTAGTGCCTACTACCCTCTTGTGGCCAAGGAAAGATAATGCACCTAAAATAATTTGGTTGAAACCGGAAGTTTCAGACGCCATGGAAACGCATGACGCTGACCTGTGCTGCTAAAttaatagctagctagcatcaAACGAATAGCGTCACCTTCAAACTGTTGAAATTAATGTATCGGAAAGCAATGAAAGTGGTAGTTGACTTACAGTTTAGAGCGGTAAGACATTTTTGTTAATGCAACCAGCTAGAGACCTGCTTCCCAGGTAGTAGTTTACTTGTGGAGCGTCGTGTACAGTGGTGCATATAAATTGGCTGTCTTGAGACTTAACTCAACTGTCTCTGTTCAAACACATGCATATCTAGCTGACTTTAGTTTGTAAGCTTTCATGCAAGATCTATACATAACAGT
Coding sequences:
- the LOC110500638 gene encoding tapasin-related protein isoform X3; this translates as MKIFTVLLCLIPYAGVLGFLQVQWLRCQLTDEYVWTNAEGHIESNNSYRDAVLQFDNSGNSALLSDSITFLVVASKVDMRKFVEGPVDRLQCDIHRYSKGMSRVRWPSLGGTGHDIWFTCTLRHTAGLFNITSFLRVTTATTMSAHQPDFFSWLTIGVKEKISASAVMVLMTRSPSVRVGLQKETTLHCQFAVDHKVPHLTVEWHFQRRGGRRTKLFSYSSRSGQTEGSGVAVKGIAEGDASLTVPITKVSSEGSYVCSVRVPPLNGSVDIALHIIEPPDVSLTTKEEQIPSIVCEANGFYPLDVEIDLFKETSSGQRPEKLGNILHSSHLQHHDNTHSVAAFIRLRPSPQDSGCAIYSCRVSHVSLQGLYIHKSIIGPGCWTWIHLTLPGLVCLIFLIIFIVTRRRYF
- the LOC110500638 gene encoding tapasin-related protein isoform X2; the encoded protein is MKIFTVLLCLIPYAGVLGFLQVQWLRCQLTDEYVWTNAEGHIESNNSYRDAVLQFDNSGNSALLSDSITFLVVASKVDMRKFVEGPVDRLQCDIHRYSKGMSRVRWPSLGGTGHDIWFTCTLRHTAGLFNITSFLRVTTATTMSAHQPDFFSWLTIGVKEKISASAVMVLMTRSPSVRVGLQKETTLHCQFAVDHKVPHLTVEWHFQRRGGRRTKLFSYSSRSGQTEGSGVAVKGIAEGDASLTVPITKVSSEGSYVCSVRVPPLNGSVDIALHIIEPPDVSLTTKEEQIPSIVCEANGFYPLDVEIDLFKETSSGQRPEKLGNILHSSHLQHHDNTHSVAAFIRLRPSPQDSGCAIYSCRVSHVSLQGLYIHKSIIGPGCWTWIHLTLPGLVCLIFLIIFIAVTRRRYF
- the LOC110500640 gene encoding tRNA methyltransferase 10 homolog A → MSSEYLTPSNEKNDVASAAENKDGQSSANNGETETLSKKQRKKLMRHQKWEEERNLRKQKRKEKRQKRSLERKNQGEEGGEFVGRKRLRKEVTPSSPLRLVIDCSFDNLMMFKDVRKLHKQIQRCYSVNRRAAHPVQFYLTSLGGQLKQNMDKTDEGWVNWKDITVKTEAYHEVVVKEELVYLTSDSPNVLTELDETKAYVIGGLVDHNHHKGITFKRAQELGIDHAQLPLNSFVKMNSRKVLAVNHVFEIILVYLEKGNWQEAFFTVLPLRKGAIPLGQEGIATEDEEESDRDAETVTPNTTGNEQDQQ
- the LOC110500638 gene encoding tapasin-related protein isoform X1, translating into MKIFTVLLCLIPYAGVLGFLQVQWLRCQLTDEYVWTNAEGHIESNNSYRDAVLQFDNSGNSALLSDSITFLVVASKVDMRKFVEGPVDRLQCDIHRYSKGMSRVRWPSLGGTGHDIWFTCTLRHTAGLFNITSFLRVTTATTMSAHQPDFFSWLTIGVKEKISASAVMVLMTRSPSVRVGLQKETTLHCQFAVDHKVPHLTVEWHFQRRGGRRTKLFSYSSRSGQTEGSGVAVKGIAEGDASLTVPITKVSSEGSYVCSVRVPPLNGSVDIALHIIEPPDVSLTTKEEQIPSIVCEANGFYPLDVEIDLFKETSSGQRPEKLGNILHSSHLQHHDNTHSVAAFIRLRPSPQDSGCAIYSCRVSHVSLQGLYIHKSIIGPGCWTWIHLTLPGLVCLIFLIIFIGEPFLLCGHNH